A portion of the Chryseobacterium tructae genome contains these proteins:
- a CDS encoding response regulator transcription factor: MNILLLEDDLILSAELCRFLESNNFACDKIYDGETFLRQIKNNSYDLYLLDINVPKINGLDVCQTIRSFDKSTPIIIISAYGDISDKKDAFTRLADDYLVKPFQFEELLLRINSLLRRKMPSDTADQDIIRVDDLIINKTEQKVYRGGNEITLTLKEFQLLVYLAEAQGRTVSKQQITEHVWEHNFNTNTNTVEVYINFLRKKLDKDFKIKLIHTRSGFGYYLSPL; the protein is encoded by the coding sequence ATGAATATTCTTTTATTAGAAGACGATCTCATTCTTTCTGCAGAGCTTTGCCGATTTTTAGAATCTAATAATTTTGCCTGTGATAAAATCTATGATGGAGAAACTTTTCTTCGTCAAATTAAGAATAATTCTTACGATCTGTATCTGCTGGACATCAATGTTCCAAAAATAAATGGGCTGGATGTTTGTCAGACGATCCGTTCTTTTGATAAAAGTACTCCCATCATTATCATCTCTGCGTATGGAGATATTTCAGATAAAAAAGATGCCTTTACCCGATTGGCAGATGATTATCTGGTAAAACCTTTTCAGTTTGAAGAGCTCCTGCTAAGGATCAATTCACTGCTGAGACGAAAAATGCCTTCAGATACCGCTGATCAGGATATTATAAGGGTAGATGATCTTATTATCAACAAAACTGAGCAGAAGGTATATCGTGGTGGAAATGAAATAACCCTGACCTTAAAAGAATTCCAACTATTGGTTTACCTGGCAGAAGCACAAGGTAGAACTGTATCCAAACAACAGATCACTGAACATGTTTGGGAACATAATTTTAATACCAATACTAATACTGTAGAGGTATACATCAATTTCTTAAGAAAAAAGCTTGATAAAGATTTTAAAATAAAATTAATCCATACCCGTTCCGGTTTCGGATACTACTTAAGTCCATTATAA
- a CDS encoding HPF/RaiA family ribosome-associated protein: MKISIQSIGLTPHEPLESHIDKKVSKLETFYDKIQECKVFLKVENNADKANKTAEIILAVPGDDIVVKKTSASFEESLDLCVDTAKKLLIKKKEMA; encoded by the coding sequence ATGAAGATTTCAATTCAATCAATTGGTTTAACTCCACACGAACCACTAGAATCACACATCGACAAAAAAGTAAGTAAGCTAGAAACATTCTATGATAAAATTCAAGAGTGTAAAGTATTTCTGAAAGTAGAAAATAATGCGGATAAAGCTAATAAAACAGCGGAGATTATTTTGGCGGTTCCGGGAGACGATATTGTCGTAAAGAAGACATCTGCAAGTTTTGAAGAAAGTTTGGATCTTTGTGTTGATACAGCTAAAAAGCTATTAATCAAGAAAAAAGAAATGGCATAG
- a CDS encoding tyrosine-type recombinase/integrase → MLEKFLEYLQFEKRYSPHTITSYKKDLDDFSHFYLRTESSHDISKADKKIIRNFIVDLSENNISKRSINRKLSSLRSFYLFLLKIGEIKVSPTEGISSLKFYAEKQIPMSEEEMTDLNDRVFEQVHDILEKCIMEVLYQTGMRKAELCGLIFENVNIDGNELKVIGKGNKQRVIPISEDLSELLKSYLEIRKPQTEYQVYFFVNKEGKKLNEKFVYVVVNKYLSLVTTKEKRSPHILRHSFATHVLDNGAEISKVKKILGHSSLASTQVYTNANIEQLKKVFNQAHPRASKKEEL, encoded by the coding sequence ATGCTGGAAAAGTTTTTAGAATACTTACAATTCGAAAAAAGGTACTCACCTCACACCATTACAAGCTACAAAAAAGACCTTGACGACTTTTCCCATTTCTATCTCAGAACAGAATCCTCCCACGATATTTCCAAAGCCGATAAAAAAATCATCAGAAACTTTATCGTTGATCTAAGCGAAAATAATATCTCCAAAAGAAGTATCAATCGAAAACTTTCATCACTCAGAAGTTTTTATCTTTTCCTCTTAAAGATAGGCGAAATTAAGGTTTCTCCTACTGAAGGGATATCTTCCTTGAAATTTTACGCAGAAAAGCAGATTCCTATGTCTGAAGAAGAAATGACTGATCTTAATGATCGGGTCTTTGAACAGGTACATGACATCCTGGAAAAATGCATCATGGAAGTGCTTTATCAAACAGGAATGAGAAAAGCAGAACTTTGTGGCCTGATATTTGAGAATGTTAATATAGACGGAAATGAATTAAAAGTAATAGGGAAGGGGAATAAACAAAGAGTGATTCCTATTTCCGAAGACTTGTCTGAATTACTTAAAAGTTATTTGGAAATAAGAAAGCCACAGACAGAATATCAAGTCTATTTTTTTGTCAATAAGGAAGGGAAAAAACTCAACGAAAAATTTGTTTATGTGGTAGTTAATAAGTACCTTAGTCTTGTAACAACGAAAGAAAAAAGAAGTCCTCACATCCTTCGCCATAGCTTTGCTACTCACGTGTTGGATAATGGGGCGGAGATCTCCAAAGTAAAAAAAATATTAGGGCATTCCAGTCTTGCCAGTACTCAGGTCTATACGAATGCTAATATTGAACAATTGAAAAAAGTGTTTAATCAAGCTCACCCTCGAGCGTCAAAAAAAGAAGAATTATGA
- the rpsU gene encoding 30S ribosomal protein S21, protein MLIIPVKDGESIDRALKKYKRKFDKTGTVRQLRSRQAFIKPSVTLRQSKLKAAYKQRALSKEEQA, encoded by the coding sequence ATGTTAATAATTCCAGTTAAAGATGGTGAATCCATCGACAGAGCTTTAAAAAAATACAAAAGAAAATTTGATAAAACAGGTACAGTTCGTCAATTAAGATCTAGACAAGCGTTTATCAAGCCTTCTGTAACTTTGAGACAATCTAAGTTGAAAGCTGCTTACAAGCAAAGAGCACTTAGCAAGGAAGAGCAGGCTTAA